CGCGAACAGCGACACGCCACCGGTTCCCTGCGTCAGTACGCGATGCTGCGGCCCGACGCTTGCGATCGCGTTCCAGGCGGTGACCGCGGCGCAGGGCAGCGTCGCGGCGTCTTCGAAGCTGATCGAATCGGGAATGGCGACCAACTCGTTCTGATCAACCGTGCGATATTCGGCCATCCAGCCATCGATCTGGGTGCCATATTGCGGGCCGAACTCCCGGAACGGCCCCGTATGCCAGCCCTGCATAAAGTTGTTCGTCACCCGGTCGCCAACCGCAAAGCGGGTGACCCCCGAGCCGACCGCCTCGACAATCCCGGCAGAATCGGACAACTGCACCCGCCCTTCTTCGAGGGAAAACGGCGACCAGCCGTTGATGATCGTGAGGTCGCGAAAATTGAGCGAGGTTGCCTTGATATTAACCAGGACTTCGCCCGGACCCGGTTCAGGCGTGGGCTCTTCGCACAACTCCAGGCCGTCGATTGAGCCGATTTTCTGCAAACGATAGATCTTCATTGCGTAGCCTCTAAATTGTGGGACGAGTATGGCGGCGCTTGACTGGATCATCCATTGCCTGGAGTATGCAATTTATAACCCATCGTCCGAGATCACCATGCATCCCTTTGACGTCGTCCTAAACGCCATGCAGCTCGAAAGTTCGCTATTCGTTTGGATGCGCGCCCATGCGCCGTGGGCGATTTCGTTCGACAGCGGCGGCCAGGCGCGGCTTATCGTTGTCGCCAGGGGGCGGGGCTGGTTCACCCAGGTCGGCCTCCCGCCGGTCGTCGTACAGGAAGGCGACTGCCTGATCATCAAGCAGGGGGTCATGGGCATATTGGGTGATGCGCCGGACCGTATTGCAGTCCCCTGCTGGCAGATCGCCGACCATGTGACCGGCGAGACAGTTTCCTTCGGTGGGGACGGCGAAGCGTTTGAGTTCTTCTCGACCTTGTTCACGTTCGACCACACCGCAGGCGAACCCCTGTCAGCACTGCTGCCCGATGTCGTTCATATCGCGATGCCGGAGTCCGACGCGGGACGGATGGTCTCGATCCTCGAACAGATCGGTGCAGAGGAAGCACAGGCATCGCTTGGCGGCTCCTATGTCGTCGGCCGGCTGCTCGATGTGCTGTTCATTCAGGCGATCCGAACCTGGGCCAGTTCCGAAGGCAATATGCCCGAGGGTTGGCTTGCCGGGCTGACCCATCGCCAACTGGCGCAAACGCTGCACCGCATCCATGCAGACCTGGCGCACCCGTGGACGCTGGAGCAACTCGCCCGTGACGCCGGGATGTCGCGCTCCACCTTCGCGGCGCTGTTCAAGTCGGTCGTCGGAGTGCCGCCGCTGACCTATGTCGCGACGTGGCGTATTTATCGTGCCAAGCTCATCCTCGCTGCCGGCCACTCGATCGCAGCTGCAGCGGAGCAGACGGGATACGGCAGCGACATCGCACTCAGCCGCGCGTTTAAAGCCGCAACCGGTGTGTCACCTGGACAATGGCGAAGCGAGCGGAGGACTTCCGGCAGGAACGATCCGCGGCCTGATAGATCGGCGGCGCTGGGCTTAACTCGGGTTTAAAGTTTTCCTGCCGATATGTCGGCACGCAGCACGGGGCCAAAGAAGACGCCCGAGGTAACCCAAGCTTGTATTGATCGTCTATCTGCCCGCGCGTACCATGGCTCGCTCCATCCTCCAAGGCGGTGATGTATGCCCTCCCCTCAAGGTCGACTCGCCGGTCGCGTAGCAATTATCTCTGGCGGCGCCAACGGCGCAGGGGCAGCCTCTGCCCGATTGTTTGCGCGCGAATCTGCCAAGGTGTCTATTGTCGATCGCGATGTAGAAGCCGGTCGCAAGCTGGAACAGGAACTCAACGCGCAAGGGTTTAGTGCGTTCTTCGTTTGCGCCGATGTGTCCAAAGCCGATGAAGCCGAGTTCGCCGTAAAAGCCACGATCGAGAAGTTCGGCTGCATCGACATTCTGTTCAATCATGCCGGCATCATCATCGTGAAACCTTTCCTTGAATTCAGTATCGAGGAGTGGGACGAGATGATGGAGAACAACGCCAAGAGTGCATTCCTAATGACCCGACTTGTGCTGCCAGGAATGCTGAAACGTGGTTACGGCGTTCTTATCAGCACCAGTTCCTCTGCCGTGCGGGCTGCCACTCACCTTGAATCCCTGTACTGCGCCTCGAAGTCCGCCATGCACCAATTGGCCCGGGCGATTGCGGTCGAATACCGCGACAAGGGCATTCGTAGCAACACCATTTGCCCAAGCTTTGTTCGCACGCGCCATGGCGAGCATGAAATTGCCCAATTGCGCGCTTATGGCATTTTTGCTTCCGAACAGGATGTGAACATCATGCAGGGCAGAATCTGCGAACCTGAAGAAGTTGCCAATGTCGCCTTGTTCCTGGCCAGTGAAGAATCCAGCTTCATCAACGGCGCTGAAATTTTCGTGGACAACACGTTTACGGCGGTTTGACAGATGCTTTGGGGTCTTCAACCAGTCGAACAGCAATCAGCCTACGGATTGACCGTCGAAGCACTGCGCCGCCATGTTCATCTCGGGCTGCTGCTCCCGGGTGAGCAGTTGCCACCCGAACGGGCTCTCGCCATTCAATTGGGCGTGTCCCGGGTGACGCTACGCGAAGCACTGCGGGTCATGGAAACCGAAGACTACTTTGTGGTGCGCCGAGGCGCGCGCGGGGGTGTCTTCCTTAACGAGATCGACGTGCTGCGAGAGTTGTCCTCTCGACGCATCAGTCGAGATCCATCCATGGTGATGCGGGTTCTGGAGTTTCGAGAAGCCAATGAGCCCCCGGCCGCTCGCCATGCTGCCGCTCGCCGCACCCCCACCGATATTGCAGCACTTGAATCGGCCTTCAACTCGATAAAGTGCGCAGACACCTCCGCCACCCTGCGCCGTGCCGAGTCGATGTTTTATCTGGCGCTTGGCGCCGCATCGCACAATCCGCTTCTGTACAAGTCAATCGAAGACGCCCTGGTTGCGCTTTTCGTACTTCCTGACCTGACGCAGGATCGCAGCGAACGTAACTTGAACATCGAAGCGGCCCGGCTGTTGCTCGAATCCATCCGCAATCGGCAAGGCGATGAAGCCGAACGCGCAGCACGCGAACTCATCACAACGGATCGAGTCCGTCTCCGTGACATTGTCGGTTTTGCCTGAGCGGCAACGACGCACTCTCAGCGTTTCCCCATAATTTACTTTTATATTCAGTCTCTTGCACTGCCGCACTAGATAGGCGCAGCAGCGTTGGATACCTAATCGCGACATGGCGACTGACGGCGTTTGACAGCCTTTTTTCGTCATGGTCTATTGGTATTTATTACATACCTTTAGACCAGCACTTATAACAACAGAGGCACGCGCCAGATGGCAAATAAACCCAGATTGGACAATCAAAACGTACTTATCACCGGGGGCGCAGGGGGCATTGGTCGAGCAGCCGCCATGCTGTTCGCAAAACAGGGGGCGAACCTTGCCATCATCGACCGGGATCCGGTTGCTGGCTGTGAAGTGGTCGAAACGATCAACGCACTGGACGGCCGGGCAACGTTTTTCCAGGCAGATGTGAGTGATGCGCCGAAACTCATTGCGGCCATCGAGGCGGCTACCGCGGAGTTGGGCTGGATCGACGCCCTCTTCAATCATGCGGGCACCATCGTCGTTAAAGCACTTCATGAAACCACGCTCGAAGAATATGACAGCTTGATGGCGATCAATACCCGATCCGCCTTTGTTACCTGCAAAACGGTGCTGCCAGGGATGCTGAAAAGAGGCAAAGGCAGCATCGTGATTACGTCGTCGATCGGCGGGGAAAAGGGCTTCGCTCTGGAGAGTGCGTACTGCATGACCAAGGGCGCCGTGCTGCAATTGGCCCGCTCGATCTCTGCGGAATACCGCGAACATGGCATTCGCTGCAATGCCATCTGCCCAGGGTTTGTGCGCACCGCCCATGGTTTGCGTGAACTCGACCAACTCGATGCCCAAGGCCAAACCTGGGAAGAAGCCGGCTTGTCAGCCACCCAGGTCCGAATCTGCGAAGCCGAAGAAGCGGCCGCCGCGGCACTGTTTTTATTGTCCGATGAAGCCAGCTTCATCAATGGCGCCGCTCTCTATGTCGACAACGGTTGGGCCTCGAAAGGCTGAATCAGCTTCGCCTTGGGCATTATAAAAATATAAGAGGTGTTCAAAATGTCAAAACACACTGAACCCAAATCAGGGAGGGACGCAAGCGAAGACGCTCGCCTTCTGGCCCTGGGTTATCGTCCCGAGTTCAATCGCGTACTCGGGCTGTTTGCCGACTTTTCGCTGGGCTATTCCTATATGAGCCCCATGGCAGGGATGTTTGCACTCTTTGCTACCGCATTGGTCGCAGTGGGCCCGCCCTTCTTCTGGACCATGCTTGTCGTTTTGCTGGGCCAGCTGTTCGTTTGCCTGGTTTTCGCCGAGGCCGCCTCCGCTTATCCAATCGCCGGCGGCATCTACCAATGGGCCCGACGCTTGGGCGGACAACGCTGGGGGTTCCTGACGGCCTGGATCTACCTGTTCGCACTGATTGGCACAGGCGCTGGCATCTCGGCCGGCGGCGCACCCTTTCTGTCGGTACTTCTGGGTGTGCAGCCATCACCGGAATTCAACGCAATAGCCGGTATTTCCATTGCGCTAATCGCCATTCTGGCTAACTTCGCAGGCACCAAAATACTCGCTCGCACCACTGAAATCGGGGTGTGGGCAGGTTTGATCGGGCTGGCCATTTGCGGCGGATACATGCTGGTCTTTGGTCCCGTGCAACCAGTGTCGGTGCTGTGGGACAGCTTCGGCCGTGGTGAAGGCAGCTACACCTCTGCACTGTTCTTCGCGAGCCTGATCGGCGTCTGGATTTTCTATGGATTCGAAGCCTGCGGGGACTTGGCCGAAGAAGTCAGCGGCGCCTCGAAAGCAGTACCTCGTGCAATGTTGATGACCATCATCTGCGGCGGTGGTTCTGCGCTGTTGATGACCTTGGGCCTGCTGTTCGCACTGCCGGACATGCAAGGCGCAGTGGACGGAACCTTGGCCGACCCGGCAGGTGCTGCGGTTCTGCAAGTCATGGGCCCGGTCGGAATGAAAATAACGCTGGTCTGCCTGCTGGCCGTAGTCATCAGTGCGGTCACCTCGGTGATTGCGTCTACCAGCCGACTGCTTTTCTCCCTGGGTCGGGACAAGATGATTGTCGGGGCCAGCCTGCTAGGCACGCTTAAAGGTCCTCGTCGCCTGCCTATCAGTGCCCTCTGGGTCACTGCCACATTGACCATCCTGATATTGTCGATTGGTTTCGTGTCCAGTAACGCAGCCACTCAAATCATCAGCTTCGCAACAACCGGCGTCTATGTGTCCTTCCAGATGGTAGTGATCGCATCGTTGCTGGCCAGTCTTCGCGGGTGGCGTGCCGATGGGGATTTCAAGCTGGGATCTGCGGGCCTTGTGGTTAAAGTGATTGCGCTGGTTTTCGGCATTGCCTCCATCATCAACCTGATGTGGCCACGCACGCCGGAAGCTGGATGGCTGAGCAACTACCTGATCCTGGTTTCGATTGTCGTCATCGTTGCGTTGGGGCTGATTCAGATGCTGATGCTCAACATGCCCAAAGAGCCCCTGCAGGGGCAGTCCAGCCCGAGTATTTGAGGCTATAAAGCAGGTATTGCGTTGATTAACAAAGCTGGGGCTCGGGCAACCGACCCCGGCTTTTTTTTAGCCGGCTCAGATGTTTTTCGGGGATCCGGATAGCCTGGTTTGATCCTGATTTTTGTTTTGGGGCTGACGGCCTCTTCGCGGGCTAGCCTCGCTCCTACGGGGATTTGTGCACGCCGCCGGTCCAATGTGAGAGCGAGCCTGCTCGCGATGGCCACGACGCGGTTGGTGCCACCTCCTTTACACTCCCTGCAACACTGATTTGTCATCATTTCATTTGATAGCCCATTAATGGAAGGTGCATGCTAGAGGGCTGCCTTTGGGCTTATATCATTCTGAATGATAGTTACCTTCGCCCCATTCGATTCGTGCCATACACCCCCCGCCAAGCATCATCCGCCCATCTCAATACATTGGCGGATGAATCCATGGAACATTCACTCAAACATTTGCGCTTCCCCTTGGCCTTGTTGGCCGTGCTGGTGATGAGCGCTTGCGGCAAGACTCCGGACGCTGCCGCCACCATGCCTGCGGCCAAAGTCAGCGTGGCCAAGGTGCTGGAACAACCGGTCAACGAGTGGGACGAATTCACCGGGCGCCTTGAAGCGCCGGAAACGGTAGAGATTCGTCCACGGGTTTCCGGCCAGATCGATGACGTGGCCTTCACTGAAGGCGCATTGGTCAAGAAAGGCGATCTGTTGTTCCAGATCGACCCGCGCCCCTTCCAGGCTGAGGTCCGCCGCCTCGAAGCCCTGGTTGCCCAGGCTCGCGCCACCGCCACCCGCAGCGAAAACGAATCCCAGCGCGGCGAACGCCTGCGCACCAGCAACGCGATTTCCGCTGAACTCGCCGACTCGCGCACCAGCGCGGCTCAAGAAGCCCGCGCCGCCGTCGGCGCCCTCCAGGCCCAACTGGACCTGGCAAAACTGAACCTGAGTTTCACCCGCGTCACTGTGCCTATCAGCGGCCGTGTCAGCCGTGCGGAAATCACCGCCGGCAACCTCGTTACCGCCGATACCACCGCGCTCACCAGCGTGGTGTCCACCGACAAGGTCTACGCCTACTTCGACGCCGACGAGCGTGTCTTCCTTAAATACACCCAGCTCGCCCGCCAGGGCCAACGCGGCGCAACCACGCCGGTGTACCTCGGCCTGTCCAATGAAGACGGCAACCCGCACCAGGGCCAGATGAACTTTGTCGATAACCAGGTCAACCCGAAGACCGGCACCATCCGCGGTCGTGCGGTGTTCGACAACAGCGACGGCACCTACACCCCGGGGCTTTATGCACGCCTGAAACTGGTGGGCAGCGGCACTTACTCCGCGGTGTTGATCAACGACGAAGCGGTCGGTACCGACCTGGGTAAAAAGTTCGTGCTGGTGATGGATGCCGACAACAAAACGGCTTACCGCCCTGTCGAGCTGGGTCCGAAGATCGAAGGTCTGCGCATCGTGCGCAGCGGCCTGAACAAGGACGACACCATCATCGTCAAGGGCTTGCAGCGGGTTCGCCCTGGCTCACCGGTCACCCCTGAAGTGATCCCGATGGCTAGCCAGGAAACCCTCGCGGCCCTCGCACAACAACGACAAGCGCTGGAAGCCAGCAACCTGCCCCAAGTCGCACCTGCCAAGGTCGCGCCGGGTACGGTTGTGAAAGTGGCTGCTGCGACTCCACGCGGTTAAGGGACAATTACTCCGATGAATTTTTCCCAATTCTTCATTTCACGGCCGATCTTCGCAGCGGTACTGTCGCTGCTGATCCTGATCGCCGGCGCCATCTCGCTGTTCCAGTTGCCGATCAGCGAATACCCGGAAGTCGTGCCACCGACCGTTGTGGTCCGTGCCAACTTCCCGGGCGCCAACCCTAAAGTCATCGGTGAAACCGTGGCCGCTCCTTTGGAGCAAGCCATCACCGGCGTCGAGAACATGCTGTACATGTCCTCGCAGTCCACCGCTGACGGCAAGATCACCCTGACCATCACCTTCGCTTTGGGCACTGACCTGGACAACGCGCAAGTGCAGGTTCAGAACCGCGTGACCCGCAGCGAGCCGAAGCTTCCCGAAGAAGTGACGCGCATCGGTATCACCGTCGACAAAGCGTCGCCCGACCTGACCATGGTTGTGCACTTGACCTCGCCGGACAAACGCTACGACATGCTCTACCTGTCCAACTACGCCTTGCTCAACATCAAGGATGAGCTGGCGCGTCTGGGCGGTGTCGGTGATGTGCAGCTGTTCGGGATGGGCGACTACTCCCTGCGGGTGTGGCTGGATCCGAACAAAACCGCTTCGCGCAACCTGACCGCGACCGATGTGGTCACCGCGATTCGGGAACAGAACCGTCAGGTGGCGGCCGGTGCCCTGGGTGCCCCGCCAGCACCGAATGCCACGGCGTTCCAGCTGTCGATCAACACGCAAGGTCGTCTGGTTTCTGAGGAAGAGTTCGAGAACATCATCATTCGCTCCGGCGAAAATGGTGAAATCACTCGCCTGAAAGACATCGCCCGCGTCGAACTCGGCTCCAGCCAATACGCCCTGCGCTCCCTGCTGGACAACCAGCCGGCGGTGGCGATCCCGATCTTCCAGCGCCCTGGCTCCAACGCGATCCAGATCTCCAACGATGTTCGGGAGAAAATGGCCGAGCTGAAGAAGAACTTCCCGGAAGGCATGGACTTCAGCATCGTCTATGACCCGACGATCTTCGTGCGCGGCTCTATCGAAGCGGTGGTTCACACCCTCTTCGAAGCGCTGATTCTGGTTGTGCTCGTGGTGATCCTGTTCCTGCAAACCTGGCGCGCCTCGATCATCCCGTTGGTGGCGGTGCCGGTTTCGTTGATCGGTACATTTGCCGTGATGCACCTGTTCGGCTTCTCATTGAACGCCCTGTCGCTGTTCGGGCTGGTACTGGCCATCGGTATCGTGGTCGACGATGCGATTGTGGTGGTGGAGAACGTCGAGCGAAACATCGGGCTCGGATTAACCCCTGTAGAAGCCACCAAGCGTGCGATGCGCGAAGTGACCGGTCCGATCATTGCGACGGCGCTGGTGCTGTGTGCGGTGTTTATCCCGGCCGCGTTCATCTCCGGCTTGACCGGGCAGTTCTATAAACAGTTCGCCCTGACGATTGCGATCTCGACCGTGATCTCGGCCTTCAACTCGTTGACCTTGTCGCCGGCTCTGGCTGCGGTATTGCTCAAGAGTCATGACGCGCCGAAAGACCGTTTTTCCAAGGTTCTGGACAAAATCTTCGGCGGCTGGTTGTTCCGTCCGTTCAACCGTTTCTTTGACAAGGCCAGCCACGGCTATGTCGGCACCGTGGGCCGGGTTATCCGCAGCAGCGGTATCGCCCTGCTTGTGTACGCCGGCCTGATGGTGTTGACGTTCTTCGGTTTCTCCAACACCCCGACCGGTTTCGTACCCGGCCAGGACAAGCAATACCTGGTGGCCTTCGCGCAACTGCCGGATGCCGCGAGCCTGGACCGTACCGAAGACGTGATCAAGCGCATGTCCGACCTGGCCCTGAAACAGCCTGGCGTGGAAAGCGCGGTGGCCTTCCCGGGTCTGTCGATCAACGGCTTCACCAACAGCCCTAACTCCGGCATCGTGTTCGTCACCCTCAAACCGTTCGACGAGCGTAAGGATCCGAGCATGTCCGCCGGTGCGATTGCCGGTGCATTGAACGGCCAGTACGCGGGGATTCAGGAAGCCTACATGGCGATCTTCCCGCCGCCGCCGGTACAAGGCCTGGGGACCATTGGCGGTTTCCGCCTGCAGATCGAAGACCGGGGCAACCTGGGCTATGACGAGCTGTACAAAGAAACCATGAACATCATCACCAAAAGCCACAGCGTGCCGGAACTGGCTGGCCTGTTCACCAGCTACACCGTGAACGTGCCGCAGGTCGATGCCGCCATCGACCGAGAAAAAGCCAAGACCCACGGCGTTGCCGTCAGTGACATCTTCGACACCCTGCAGATCTACCTGGGTTCGCTGTATGCCAACGACTTCAACCGTTTCGGTCGCACCTACCAGGTCAACGTTCAGGCTGAGCAACAGTTCCGCCTCGAATCGGACCAGATCGGTCAGCTGAAAGTACGTAACAACCGGGGCGAGATGATCCCGCTGGCGACCTTCATCAAGGTCAGCGACACCTCGGGGCCGGACCGCGTGATGCACTACAACGGCTTCATCACCGCTGAAATCAACGGTGCGGCAGCCCCCGGCTATAGCTCTGGCCAAGCCGAAAAAGCCATCGAGAAACTGCTCAAGGACGAATTGCCCAACGGCATGACCTACGAGTGGACCGACCTGACCTACCAGCAGATTCTGTCCGGCAACACGGCGCTGTTCGTGTTCCCGCTCTGCGTACTGCTGGCGTTCCTGGTACTCGCGGCGCAATACGAAAGCTGGAGCCTGCCACTGGCGGTAATCCTGATCGTACCGATGACCCTGCTGTCGGCCATTACTGGTGTGATTGCCTCGGGCGGCGACAACAACATCTTCACCCAGATCGGCTTGATCGTACTGGTGGGACTTGCGTGTAAGAACGCGATTCTGATCGTCGAGTTTGCCAAGGATAAACAGGAAGAAGGCCTCGGCCCGCTGGCCGCGGTGCTGGAAGCTTGCCGTCTGCGTCTGCGGCCGATCCTGATGACCTCCTTCGCGTTCATCATGGGTGTTGTGCCTCTGGTTTTCTCCAGCGGTGCCGGTGCCGAAATGCGTCATGCCATGGGTGTGGCGGTGTTCTCCGGGATGCTCGGGGTGACCTTCTTCGGTCTGTTGCTGACGCCGGTGTTCTACGTACTGATTCGCAACTTTGTGGAGCGCGGTGAAGCGCGCAAAGCGGCCAAGGCGCTGAAATTGGAAAAGCAACTGGAGGCGCAACAATGAGCCTGAAAGCCTTCCTGCCGAGCCTTCTGGTACTGGCCCTGAGTGCCTGCGCCGTTGGCCCGGACTACAAAACCCCAGCGACGGAGGCGGCCAACATCACGGCCGCCACCGATGGCAGCGCCGGTCAGAAGAACTTCGACCGCGCCCGTTTCGAAGGCATCTGGTGGCAGCAGTTCGAGGATCCGACCCTCAACCAGTTGGTGACGCAATCCTTGCAAGGCAACCGCGATTTGCGCGTAGCCTTCGCTCGCTGGAAAGCGGCCCGGGCAATTCGCGATGACGCCAGCAATGACGCCATGCCGACCATCACCAGCCGTGCGAGCAGTGATTTGGCCAAAGGACAGATTCCCGGCCAAACCACTAAACGCGTCAGCAGTGAACGCTATGACCTGGGCCTGGACATGGCCTGGGAACTGGACTTGTTCGGTCGCATCCAGCGCAACCTGGAATCCAGCGACGCCGAACAGCAGGCGGCCGAAGCCGACCTTTACCAACTGCAAGTCACCATGATTGCCGAACTGGTGGACGCCTATGGCCAACTGCGCGGCGCGCAGTTGCGGGAAAAGATCGCCCTAGCCAACCTGAACAACCAGCAAGAGTCGCGCAAGATCACCGAAAGCCTGCGTGATGCCGGTGTCGGCGATCAGCTGGACGTGGTTCGCGCCGATGCACGCTTGGCCTCTGTCGAAGCCAGCGTGCCGCAACTGCAGGCCGAACAGGTGCGTCAGCGCAACCGCATCGCCACCCTGCTGGGTGAGCGTCCGGACAAGCTCACCGTCGACCTGAGTCCAAAAGACTTGCCGGCGATCGCCAAGGCCCTGCCGATCGGTGATCCGGGCGAACTGCTGCAGCGGCGTCCGGACATCCTCAGCGCCGAACGCAAACTGGCGGCCGCCACCGCCCGTATCGGTGTGGCCAAGGCTGATTTGTTCCCACGGGTCAGCCTCAGCGGCTTCCTCGGCTTCACCGCCGGGCGCGGTTCGCAGATCGGCTCCTCGGCGGCCAACGCTTGGGCACTGGGCCCAAGCATTACCTGGGCGGCATTCGACCTGGGCAGCGTGCGCGCCCGTTTGCGCGGTGCCGATGCTGAAGCCGAAGGCGCCCTGGCGACCTACGAGCAGCAAGTACTGTTGGCGTTGGAAGAATCGGAAAACGCCTTCAGCGATTACGGTAAACGTCAGCAGCGCCTGATCTCGCTGATTCGTCAAAGCGAATCAAGCCGCGCCGCTGCCGATCTCGCCGACATTCGCTACCGCGAAGGCACCGTGGACTTCCTCGTGCTGCTCGATGCCCAGCGCGAGCGCCTGGCAGCCGAAGACACCCAGGCCCAGGCCGAAGTCGATTTGTATCGCGGCATTGTCGCCATCTACAAAGCCCTCGGCGGCGGCTGGCAGCCAGAGACGGTCGCCAGCAAGTAACGTTTCAAAGAGCTCCTTTGGTTGGCCGCAACCAACCAATTCTTTTTGCCCCGCGCCTCATTCGGTCGCGGGGCTTTTTTTTGTCTGCACACCATGGCTCAAACACCACAATCCCCTTTGGGAGCGGGCTTGCCCACGATGACGATTGCACATTCAGCATTGATGTTGGCTGACCCACCGCCATCGCGGGCAAGCCCGCTCCCACAGGGTTAGCGGTGTTCTTGAGTCTCGCGGCTTTCCATGACGGTGACGGTGGCAGTGGTCCCGGCACGCAGGCGGTTTTTAGCGACATAGTCAGCATCGATCTGAATCCGCACCGGTACCCGCTGCGCCAGCTTGACCCAGGTGTAACTGGGGTTGATGCTCGCCAGCAGGCGACTGCCGGGGGAGTTCTCGCGGTCGGCTATAGCAAAAGCGATGCTTTGTACGGTGCCGCCGAAGGTCTCGCCGCTCATCAACTCGACCCTGACCCGGTCGCCCTCCTCGATTCGCGGCAGCTTTGTTTCTTCAAAGTAGCCGCTGACATAAAACGAGTCGCTGTCCACCAGCGCCAACAACGCTCCCCCGGCGGTGGCGTAATCGCCCTGACGAGTCAGCAGGTTGGTCACGTAACCGCTGACAGGTGCTGCGACCCGCGTGCGCTGCAAGTCCAGTTCGGCCTGGGTCAACGCGGCAATCGCCAGTTGCACATTGGCTTGAGCCAGCCCCAGGTTGGCCTGATTGCGCAACAGCTCCGCCTGCGCCACCGCCACTTCGGTACTGGATTTTTCCCATTCTTCGCCGGAGATCGCGAAACCCTGTTTGAGGGTTCGACGGCGACGCTCTTCGCTTTGGCGCTGCCTGAGCAGCGCTTCGCTAGAGACAATCGTCGCTTCAGATTGGCCCAGCGTGGCTTTTGCGACTTCCACCGCGCGCTTGGCATGCTCCACTGCCAGCGTATAACGAGCCGGGTCGATCTCCAGCAACAACTGGCCTTTCTCGACATGCTGGTTGTCTTGAACACCCAGGCTGACGATGCGCCCCGAGACATCGGCAGACAACGTCACCACATCGGCGCGAACCCGCGCATCCCGAGTCCAGGGCGCGCGGGTGTAATGTTCCCAGGCGAACCAGCCGAGGATAAAGGCCAGCAATACCACCGCCACAGTCACGAGTCGGGCAAGGATCTTCTTCAAGGCATCAAGCTCCCATCACCAGAATCAGCGTCGCACAAACGCACGCGTACAACGAGCCTTCGAACAGGGCCTCATGCCAGACAAAACGCAGCACGCCAAAGCGGC
The Pseudomonas lini DNA segment above includes these coding regions:
- a CDS encoding SDR family NAD(P)-dependent oxidoreductase, with the translated sequence MANKPRLDNQNVLITGGAGGIGRAAAMLFAKQGANLAIIDRDPVAGCEVVETINALDGRATFFQADVSDAPKLIAAIEAATAELGWIDALFNHAGTIVVKALHETTLEEYDSLMAINTRSAFVTCKTVLPGMLKRGKGSIVITSSIGGEKGFALESAYCMTKGAVLQLARSISAEYREHGIRCNAICPGFVRTAHGLRELDQLDAQGQTWEEAGLSATQVRICEAEEAAAAALFLLSDEASFINGAALYVDNGWASKG
- the mexE gene encoding multidrug efflux RND transporter periplasmic adaptor subunit MexE, producing MEHSLKHLRFPLALLAVLVMSACGKTPDAAATMPAAKVSVAKVLEQPVNEWDEFTGRLEAPETVEIRPRVSGQIDDVAFTEGALVKKGDLLFQIDPRPFQAEVRRLEALVAQARATATRSENESQRGERLRTSNAISAELADSRTSAAQEARAAVGALQAQLDLAKLNLSFTRVTVPISGRVSRAEITAGNLVTADTTALTSVVSTDKVYAYFDADERVFLKYTQLARQGQRGATTPVYLGLSNEDGNPHQGQMNFVDNQVNPKTGTIRGRAVFDNSDGTYTPGLYARLKLVGSGTYSAVLINDEAVGTDLGKKFVLVMDADNKTAYRPVELGPKIEGLRIVRSGLNKDDTIIVKGLQRVRPGSPVTPEVIPMASQETLAALAQQRQALEASNLPQVAPAKVAPGTVVKVAAATPRG
- a CDS encoding cupin domain-containing protein → MAALDWIIHCLEYAIYNPSSEITMHPFDVVLNAMQLESSLFVWMRAHAPWAISFDSGGQARLIVVARGRGWFTQVGLPPVVVQEGDCLIIKQGVMGILGDAPDRIAVPCWQIADHVTGETVSFGGDGEAFEFFSTLFTFDHTAGEPLSALLPDVVHIAMPESDAGRMVSILEQIGAEEAQASLGGSYVVGRLLDVLFIQAIRTWASSEGNMPEGWLAGLTHRQLAQTLHRIHADLAHPWTLEQLARDAGMSRSTFAALFKSVVGVPPLTYVATWRIYRAKLILAAGHSIAAAAEQTGYGSDIALSRAFKAATGVSPGQWRSERRTSGRNDPRPDRSAALGLTRV
- a CDS encoding SDR family NAD(P)-dependent oxidoreductase — translated: MPSPQGRLAGRVAIISGGANGAGAASARLFARESAKVSIVDRDVEAGRKLEQELNAQGFSAFFVCADVSKADEAEFAVKATIEKFGCIDILFNHAGIIIVKPFLEFSIEEWDEMMENNAKSAFLMTRLVLPGMLKRGYGVLISTSSSAVRAATHLESLYCASKSAMHQLARAIAVEYRDKGIRSNTICPSFVRTRHGEHEIAQLRAYGIFASEQDVNIMQGRICEPEEVANVALFLASEESSFINGAEIFVDNTFTAV
- a CDS encoding amino acid permease, whose protein sequence is MSKHTEPKSGRDASEDARLLALGYRPEFNRVLGLFADFSLGYSYMSPMAGMFALFATALVAVGPPFFWTMLVVLLGQLFVCLVFAEAASAYPIAGGIYQWARRLGGQRWGFLTAWIYLFALIGTGAGISAGGAPFLSVLLGVQPSPEFNAIAGISIALIAILANFAGTKILARTTEIGVWAGLIGLAICGGYMLVFGPVQPVSVLWDSFGRGEGSYTSALFFASLIGVWIFYGFEACGDLAEEVSGASKAVPRAMLMTIICGGGSALLMTLGLLFALPDMQGAVDGTLADPAGAAVLQVMGPVGMKITLVCLLAVVISAVTSVIASTSRLLFSLGRDKMIVGASLLGTLKGPRRLPISALWVTATLTILILSIGFVSSNAATQIISFATTGVYVSFQMVVIASLLASLRGWRADGDFKLGSAGLVVKVIALVFGIASIINLMWPRTPEAGWLSNYLILVSIVVIVALGLIQMLMLNMPKEPLQGQSSPSI
- a CDS encoding NAD(P)-dependent alcohol dehydrogenase, which codes for MKIYRLQKIGSIDGLELCEEPTPEPGPGEVLVNIKATSLNFRDLTIINGWSPFSLEEGRVQLSDSAGIVEAVGSGVTRFAVGDRVTNNFMQGWHTGPFREFGPQYGTQIDGWMAEYRTVDQNELVAIPDSISFEDAATLPCAAVTAWNAIASVGPQHRVLTQGTGGVSLFALQFAKARGAEVIATTSSAEKAERLRALGADHVINYIENPNWGEQAKALSGGRGVDRVVEVGGPGTFAQSLKAVALSGQVSMVGVLAEGEMPGYLDMFLTFARFQTIATGNRQDLEDVIAAVAQHGIRPVIDSRFAFDDGKAAFEHFGKRNVFGKVVITNEA
- a CDS encoding FadR/GntR family transcriptional regulator, encoding MLWGLQPVEQQSAYGLTVEALRRHVHLGLLLPGEQLPPERALAIQLGVSRVTLREALRVMETEDYFVVRRGARGGVFLNEIDVLRELSSRRISRDPSMVMRVLEFREANEPPAARHAAARRTPTDIAALESAFNSIKCADTSATLRRAESMFYLALGAASHNPLLYKSIEDALVALFVLPDLTQDRSERNLNIEAARLLLESIRNRQGDEAERAARELITTDRVRLRDIVGFA